Proteins encoded by one window of Kribbella flavida DSM 17836:
- a CDS encoding GNAT family N-acetyltransferase, which yields MITVREVDPFDRPTYDRWDAAFRAGAAEGRPDALLVTQEALASSLRNRGPRKVRIPVAAFDGDRMVGAMLFEYWLLDNPDTVAVEINVPPAERRRGAGTALWRWASARAAELGRTIFQAELGIPGQPWPGSLFAAGLGFTVENVEDHLVVRLPYDEARRERLRAEAGELTAYRLTSWVGLCPPEHRQAYADLHTAMDRDVPSGGMIRNPAPWTAERIVENEQRTARNYLALVTLAHTLDGTPAGYTLMYLLNGDPEHALQDDTLVLREHRGHNLGTQLKLANLDQLAEQRTTQRLLHTWTAQSNGAMQKINARFGFEPVEVLHELQRVAPKLRPAARALVVDRDDRILLLRFEFADGHRAWAAPGGGVEPGESLREALTRELAEEIGLEAPADAPLVWHQEVVADGHAKGYDGVTNDYFLVRVDSHHPAGSLSTAELAAENVHGHRWWTPAELQAYDGPAYFSPRALPALLADLLTSGPPASPHLLGL from the coding sequence ATGATCACCGTGCGCGAGGTGGACCCGTTCGACCGGCCGACGTACGACCGGTGGGACGCTGCGTTCCGGGCGGGAGCCGCTGAGGGCCGCCCGGACGCACTGCTGGTCACCCAGGAGGCGCTGGCCTCGTCCCTGCGCAACCGCGGTCCCCGCAAGGTCCGGATCCCGGTCGCGGCGTTCGACGGTGACCGGATGGTCGGCGCGATGCTGTTCGAGTACTGGCTGCTGGACAACCCCGACACGGTCGCCGTCGAGATCAACGTGCCGCCGGCCGAACGCCGTCGCGGTGCCGGCACCGCGCTGTGGCGCTGGGCGTCGGCCCGCGCCGCCGAGCTGGGCCGGACGATCTTCCAGGCCGAGCTGGGCATTCCCGGTCAGCCGTGGCCGGGAAGCCTGTTCGCCGCCGGCCTCGGGTTCACCGTGGAGAACGTGGAGGACCATCTCGTCGTCCGGCTGCCGTACGACGAGGCGCGGCGGGAACGGCTCCGCGCCGAGGCGGGCGAGCTGACGGCGTACCGGCTGACGTCCTGGGTCGGCCTCTGCCCGCCCGAGCACCGGCAGGCGTACGCCGACCTGCACACGGCGATGGACCGGGACGTGCCGTCCGGCGGCATGATCCGGAACCCGGCGCCCTGGACCGCCGAGCGGATCGTCGAGAACGAGCAGCGCACCGCGCGCAACTACCTCGCCCTGGTCACGCTGGCGCACACGCTCGACGGCACCCCGGCGGGCTACACGCTGATGTACCTGCTGAACGGCGATCCCGAGCACGCGCTGCAGGACGACACCCTGGTCCTGCGCGAGCACCGCGGGCACAACCTCGGCACCCAGTTGAAGCTGGCGAACCTGGACCAGCTCGCCGAGCAGCGCACGACCCAACGCTTGCTGCACACCTGGACCGCGCAGTCGAACGGCGCGATGCAGAAGATCAACGCCCGCTTCGGGTTCGAGCCGGTCGAGGTGCTGCACGAGCTCCAGCGCGTCGCTCCGAAGCTGCGTCCGGCGGCGCGGGCGCTGGTGGTGGACCGCGACGACCGCATCCTGCTGCTGCGGTTCGAGTTCGCCGACGGCCATCGGGCCTGGGCCGCGCCGGGTGGCGGCGTCGAGCCGGGAGAGTCGTTGCGCGAAGCACTGACCCGGGAGCTGGCCGAGGAGATCGGCCTCGAGGCACCCGCCGACGCGCCGCTCGTCTGGCACCAGGAGGTGGTTGCCGACGGCCACGCGAAGGGCTACGACGGCGTCACCAACGACTACTTCCTGGTCAGGGTCGACAGCCACCACCCGGCCGGCAGCTTGAGCACCGCCGAGCTCGCCGCGGAGAACGTGCACGGCCACCGCTGGTGGACCCCGGCCGAGCTCCAGGCGTACGACGGTCCGGCGTACTTCTCGCCGCGGGCCCTTCCGGCGCTGCTCGCCGACCTGCTCACCAGCGGACCGCCCGCGAGCCCGCACCTGCTGGGCCTGTAA
- a CDS encoding ATP-binding cassette domain-containing protein produces the protein MSTELGITAAGLTVAYDGLVAVADVSFRVPPGFVLAVSGPSGAGKSSLLWALAGAVAPKSGTVALDGVPITDRPGAAGQGVVLIPQGNGLARVLTARENLALPLIAEGKDDVEGVIAKALTAVGLADSGDHLVEELSGGEQQRVAVARGLAQQGRVVLADESTSELDSTNRERVLDLLRAEADRGAAVIIATHDPNVAAGADGHATMDEGHLSWERRL, from the coding sequence CGACGGACTGGTGGCCGTCGCGGACGTGTCGTTCCGGGTGCCGCCCGGGTTCGTGCTGGCGGTCAGCGGCCCGTCGGGCGCCGGCAAGAGCTCGTTGCTGTGGGCCCTCGCCGGTGCGGTCGCGCCGAAGTCCGGCACCGTCGCGCTGGACGGCGTACCGATCACCGACCGGCCCGGAGCGGCCGGCCAGGGCGTCGTCCTGATTCCGCAGGGCAACGGGCTCGCCCGGGTGCTCACCGCCCGGGAGAACCTGGCCCTGCCGTTGATTGCCGAAGGCAAGGACGACGTGGAGGGGGTGATCGCGAAGGCGCTCACCGCGGTCGGCCTGGCCGACAGCGGCGACCACCTGGTCGAGGAGCTGTCCGGCGGTGAGCAGCAACGCGTCGCCGTCGCCCGCGGGCTGGCCCAGCAGGGCCGGGTGGTCCTCGCCGACGAGTCGACCAGCGAGCTGGACAGCACGAACCGCGAGCGCGTGCTCGACCTGCTCCGGGCCGAGGCCGACCGCGGCGCCGCGGTGATCATCGCCACCCACGACCCGAACGTCGCCGCCGGCGCCGACGGCCACGCGACCATGGACGAGGGCCACCTCAGCTGGGAGCGCCGGCTGTAG
- the leuA gene encoding 2-isopropylmalate synthase has translation MPVQRYRAFPPIDLPDRTWPAKSVDRTPRWLSTDLRDGNQALVEPMSPARKRRMFDLLVTMGYKEIEVGFPSASQYDFDFVRSLIEGDAIPEDVTISVLTQAREELIERTVQSLQGSPKATIHLYNATAPLFRRVVFAVDKAECRAIAVRGTETVMKYADEMLADCEFGYQYSPEIFTGTELEFALEVCEAVSDVWQPAEGREIILNLPATVEMSTPNVYADQIEWFGRNLTRREHSTISLHPHNDRGTAVAATELGLMAGADRVEGCLFGHGERTGNVDLVTLGMNLFSQGIDPQIDFSDIDEIRRTVEYCTQMRVPERQPYAGDLVYTAFSGSHQDAIKKGLEALDKQAAAEGKPVSEIAWEAPYLPIDPKDVGRSYEAVIRVNSQSGKGGVAYIMKSEHRLDLPRRLQIEFSRVIQQHTDAEGGEVGPDRMWDIFAAEYLAPGKLSLLTVTSTSGGEGNETVGVQVYSNGVPHELTGEGNGPVSAFVDAIKPLKYDVRVLDYHEHALSAGGDALAAAYVECEVGDEVYWGVGRDANILTASLKAVVSAINRATR, from the coding sequence ATGCCGGTGCAGCGCTACCGCGCGTTCCCGCCGATCGACCTGCCGGACCGGACCTGGCCGGCCAAGTCCGTCGACCGGACCCCGCGCTGGCTGTCCACCGACCTGCGCGACGGCAACCAGGCGCTGGTCGAACCGATGTCGCCGGCCCGCAAGCGACGGATGTTCGACCTGCTGGTGACGATGGGCTACAAGGAGATCGAGGTCGGTTTCCCCAGCGCCAGCCAGTACGACTTCGACTTCGTCCGCAGCCTGATCGAGGGCGACGCGATTCCCGAGGACGTCACCATCTCGGTGCTGACCCAGGCGCGCGAGGAGCTGATCGAGCGGACCGTGCAGTCGCTGCAGGGGTCGCCGAAGGCAACGATCCACCTCTACAACGCGACGGCGCCGCTGTTCCGCCGGGTCGTGTTCGCCGTCGACAAGGCCGAGTGCCGCGCGATCGCGGTCCGGGGCACCGAGACCGTGATGAAGTACGCCGACGAGATGCTGGCCGACTGCGAGTTCGGCTACCAGTACAGCCCGGAGATCTTCACCGGCACCGAGCTGGAGTTCGCGCTCGAGGTGTGCGAGGCGGTCAGCGACGTCTGGCAGCCCGCCGAGGGCCGCGAGATCATCCTGAACCTGCCGGCCACCGTCGAGATGTCCACGCCGAACGTGTACGCCGACCAGATCGAGTGGTTCGGCCGCAACCTGACCCGGCGTGAGCACAGCACGATCAGCCTGCACCCGCACAACGACCGCGGCACCGCCGTCGCCGCCACCGAGCTGGGCCTGATGGCCGGCGCCGACCGGGTCGAGGGCTGCCTGTTCGGCCACGGCGAGCGGACCGGCAACGTCGACCTGGTCACGCTGGGCATGAACCTGTTCAGCCAGGGCATCGACCCGCAGATCGACTTCTCCGACATCGACGAGATCCGCCGCACGGTCGAGTACTGCACCCAGATGCGGGTCCCGGAGCGCCAGCCGTACGCCGGCGACCTGGTCTACACCGCGTTCTCGGGCTCGCACCAGGACGCGATCAAGAAGGGCCTGGAGGCGCTGGACAAGCAGGCCGCGGCCGAGGGCAAGCCGGTGTCGGAGATCGCCTGGGAGGCCCCGTACCTGCCGATCGACCCCAAGGACGTCGGCCGGTCGTACGAAGCGGTGATCCGGGTCAACTCGCAGTCCGGCAAGGGCGGCGTCGCGTACATCATGAAGTCCGAGCACCGGCTCGACCTGCCGCGCCGGCTGCAGATCGAGTTCAGCCGGGTGATCCAGCAGCACACCGACGCCGAGGGCGGCGAGGTCGGCCCGGACCGCATGTGGGACATCTTCGCGGCCGAGTACCTGGCCCCGGGCAAGCTGTCGCTGCTGACCGTCACCTCGACGTCCGGGGGCGAGGGCAACGAGACGGTCGGCGTGCAGGTCTACTCCAACGGCGTGCCGCACGAGCTGACCGGCGAGGGCAACGGCCCGGTGTCGGCGTTCGTGGACGCGATCAAGCCGCTGAAGTACGACGTCCGGGTGCTGGACTACCACGAGCACGCGCTCTCGGCCGGCGGCGACGCCCTGGCCGCGGCGTACGTCGAGTGCGAGGTCGGCGACGAGGTGTACTGGGGCGTCGGCCGGGACGCCAACATCCTCACCGCGTCGCTGAAGGCGGTCGTCTCCGCGATCAACCGCGCCACCCGCTGA